The DNA segment GTCTTCTTTAGCGTGGGTTGTTATGCTAGTGAGTGTCACCATTTTAACTGTAAATAAAGTTTGTAATAGCTCAATTCACTACAGCTCAATATCGGTCCCACTATATGTTCTAAGATGAAGCTCATCACAAGCCACACCGGAATTAGCTCCCCTCAAGGTATTCAAGGACAGTGATCAGATTATGTAATCTCTGGTCTTTTGTCTATTATGAATGTCATCATTCTATTTTTATCGCCCAAGATTTGATAGCTTAAATTGATAAATTAAGAAGTGGCATGAACATCTAAGATCTAaccatcaagaaaagaaaaataaaaaaggctaAAACAAAAGATAGTATCGTACATCATTATTCCATTTATTGGACATTAGGTTGCAAGTACATATTACAGGACTATACACCACTCAGAACCACTGTATTAGACAATGTACCCGAGACCTGTCGATTTCGAAGGATGTCGCAGGCTGCCTGAGGAAGTAACTACTGACTATCATAGAACAATTAAGAGGTGATTAACAGGAACAGAATATAAGAAGAGGGTGGGTGAAATCAAATGTGAGAATTCAGAAATATCTATGGGTGGGAGATCGAATATCAATCTCCTGGGTCCAACCGGATGGGTCTTGGATATGCAAATACCAGTAGGTCTGAGCCAACGCATCCGGATCCATCGACTCCTCCCCTCCTCGActttgttgctgttgctgttgctgttgcttctGATGCTGCGATGATCTCTGTGATGTCGAAGCTGATGCCCATCTGCGTCCACCCATTTTCATTTTGTCAGTGAACCTTCATCTACTAAAATTAGTAACTACACCCATGATCATTGATTCAAGGAAACCATATCGGATTTGTTGAACATGCCAGTGTCTCCTGGTTGTTAAAcccccccttcccctcttctcaATTTCTATATTGTGCCATCTAAAAAAATGGACACTTTTCTGTCCCATGCGCCGTAGACATGGCCATGTGATGACCATCATACCCTTCTTAGGGGCACGCAGACAGAAGATACTAGcctcccaaaaaaatattaagggTGGGGATTAAAGAAAACTAACTTAGGTGTGCCAACGATGCCGTCGATGATAATGTGAGCGACGTGGATGCCCAAAGGTTGGAACTCTTTGGCCAGGCATTGCGACAGTCCCCTTAGTGCGAATTTTCCACAGCCTGTGAAATTGaaagtataatttttcttttctatatatttCATGACAACCAAACATTGCCTAAGAAAAAGACAAGAAACTGAAGAGTGGACAGCACGTCAGCACGTACGTACTCTGATCAGAGAAACCAGGAATGCCATTGAGGGAAGCAGAGCAGCCTGTGAAGAGAATGGTCCCTTTCCTTCTATCCACCATGCCCGGAAGAACCTAttgaagaaagaacaaaaacaaaaaagtctGAAACAGCTCGGGCCCATTTATTGACCAAAGCGGAAGTATTTGGAAAATCAAAAGGGTAACCTGCTGAGCGCAGTGGAAAGCGCCGACGGTGGAGACATTGATTGACTTCTGGAATGCATCGACGGGGATGTCGGCGATGCTGGTGGGTTGCCATGAGACTGGCTGGTATGCGTTGTAGACCAGAACCTCCACGAACCCAAGGGACAGAACCCCTTCGAATCCCTCTCTCACGCTCCGAGAGTCGGAGCAGTCGATGCGGATTGCGAATACCTGCGCTTTCTCTTCTCTAGCAATCTCGTCTGCGTATCTTGAGAGTCTTCCTAcagtaattatatatatataaagatttTCATAATTGGGTTTCAAGAATGAAAAACGAAATTTCAATTCtatttttagttttaatttcaaaGAAGATGTCAGATTAGCAAGGATGACCAAGGTCACGAGAGAGAATGGCAACGGTGTAGCCTTCGTGGACAAACTTGCGGGCGATAGAGCGGCCAAGCTTTGGTCCAACGCCTACGATGGCTGCGACGCCTCTAGCAGAGACGGCACTCCCCATGTTTCGCATCTTAGCAGGAACTCAGCATGGACGTACCGAACCAGAGGATCTCGAAGAATAAGGAAATACTATATGGAATATCTAAAGATCCCTATTCCTCCTATCTCCTCCCTCGTCCCTCCTCGGCTCTGTCTGTGTCTGCGTCTGCGTCGACCACCACGAGCTTATGCACTGCGTTTGTGTGAGATTGAGAGAGGAAGAGGCTTCTCAGTCCACTTGGATGCCAACGTGTTGTCCCTTATATGGTGTCGTTTCTTACTGTAGCTGTTATCCGAAAGTGGAAAACTTTTGGCTACTACCTGGTTGCAGCCAAGTACTTGCAACTAgcgaaatggaataattcataAATACTCTTTTACAGGTTAtagtatttttaaaaatatcttTTAATGTTCTGTTTTGCATAAAAAGAAATTTAAGTGACAAGTTAATCAATACCCCTACGGCTTACCTGTGGAGCTTAGATGCAACCTTTGTGCcaaccaaagaaatgaaatcttaaagagtattttagaaaatattaaaacctaGAAGGTATTTGTAAACCTAGAGAGaagtgaattattttatttttttcccttctataaTAGGATTGGGAAAATAAGGTCATGAAAGTTTATAATTCAACCAGTTGATATCCCACCAAAACTAAGACCAAATATCTTTTTGTACCGCGAACTAACTTAATTATAGACTAGCACTAAAAACCAAGAAGAATTGCTTTAGTGGTAGAATAGCCTTTTGAGGTTtatttacttaattttttttatactgATGTTGTGCTCAACCTGTGTGATTGTAAGaacaaaacaaatttgaagagCCAAACTAGAGTAATAGCCTACTATGTCCAAGAACATGGAGCTTGCATACAGTCCAATAACCATTGTAACTTATAAAATTAAAGTGCACATGAAGCTAGGCATGGAAGAAGAAATTGTTGACATCGACCATGGGATGGTGATCATATTGTTGGCTACAATGTGCCTAACTGCCGGTTATTTGATCATCCATGTAGGTCAAAGAACGATGGTCATATAATAGTTTCTAATTAatgatcattaaaaaaaaaatgcaagaagcTTCCATTACAGCAAGGTCTAGGAGGGACAaatgtacacaaccttaccctCTGCTTCGCCGGAGAGGCTGTTTTAaagttttgaacctatgaccaacataTTACAATTGTGCAACGTAACCATTAATTGATCATGATTAATGATCATAAAGGACCCTTTTTATcccccacctcccccccccccgggggcgTCAAGGAAGAGGAGTTTCTTATGGAAGTAGTGGTGGATTTAGGCACAATGAGCAATAATGCTCTGGAAAATATGTTACTAGTAGGTATCAGAATAGTTAAACCCACCAATGCCAATACTAGTAGGATCTTTCAATCTAAAATTAACAATTTATCTAAATCATAACTATCCAGTAACTTCAACTGATATGTGCTCTTCTAGTTCCATTTAGAGTCCTTacaattaaaatatatttttgtcgTGCAATTTCCATCTCATATATATTTTGAGCGATGTGAGGGTGATTTCATTTTCAACAATAATTAATAGTCCACTTCAAGCCTTCTTGTATTGATCTTTGATCAGACCCAAAAACTTTTTGAGACAAGGAAActaatggagatggagatggagatgtaGAGGTGGCATGATATGACCAATCTCATTGTGAAATGTGAATGCCTTTCATATAATTTCAATCCAGCCATGTTATAGTATCCCTTCATCATCAATGCTTGGTCTCATATCCACAAACTAAAATACTATATGTTCGATCTTACAAATGACCAAGATGGATGGACCTGTCACACCCTGTTCCTATTAGGATACGTCTTATTTACACTGCTGGTATCCTAGCGAGAGCAAAGTGTTACAGAACCTGAATTTAATGTCATCACCTATATATAAGGTGATACCACATTTCTTTGCTGGCTGGGCCAAAAGTGGTTCTACTGTGGACCTTCTGTTAAATGAGGGTTGTATAGGTTGGAGTGTGTATGGTCATTTTCACTACATTCTGCCTATACTTCTTCCATCAAGTGGACCCAAATCCTGAGATATTTTCTCAAGCTCAATTACTGAATGAGAAAGACAGTAGGAGGGGTTTGCCTTG comes from the Macadamia integrifolia cultivar HAES 741 unplaced genomic scaffold, SCU_Mint_v3 scaffold_244A, whole genome shotgun sequence genome and includes:
- the LOC122071497 gene encoding diacetyl reductase [(S)-acetoin forming]-like gives rise to the protein MRNMGSAVSARGVAAIVGVGPKLGRSIARKFVHEGYTVAILSRDLGRLSRYADEIAREEKAQVFAIRIDCSDSRSVREGFEGVLSLGFVEVLVYNAYQPVSWQPTSIADIPVDAFQKSINVSTVGAFHCAQQVLPGMVDRRKGTILFTGCSASLNGIPGFSDQSCGKFALRGLSQCLAKEFQPLGIHVAHIIIDGIVGTPKWASASTSQRSSQHQKQQQQQQQQSRGGEESMDPDALAQTYWYLHIQDPSGWTQEIDIRSPTHRYF